The following are encoded together in the Streptomyces rapamycinicus NRRL 5491 genome:
- a CDS encoding SulP family inorganic anion transporter gives MYGPAVSSAARLRGLKPDWLTDPKVWRTEVLGGLVVALALIPEAISFSVIAGVDPAIGLFASFTMAVTIAIVGGRRAMISAATGAVALVTAPMNREHGLGYLVATVILAGVFQIALGALGVAKLMRFVPRSVMVGFVNALAILIFMAQVPEMSDVPWAVYPLIAAGLVLMVFFPKVTTVVPAPLVSIVILTVVTVAAGIAVPTVGDRGELPSSLPVPGLPDVPFTLDTLTTIAPYAFAMALVGLMESLMTAKLVDDITDTRSNKTRESIGQGIANVVTGFFGGMGGCAMIGQTMINVKVSGARTRLSTFLAGTFLMLLCIVFGPVVSDIPMAALVAVMVMVSFTTFDWHSIAPKTLKRMPAGEIAVMAITVAVVVATHNLAIGVVVGSITAMVVFAKRVARLAEVTAVTDPDHATVVYRVTGELFFASSNDLVGQFDYATDPKTVVIDLSAAHVWDASSVAALDAIETKYAQRGKTVQITGLNEPSAHLHGKLSGELTVGH, from the coding sequence TTGTATGGTCCCGCTGTCTCCTCGGCCGCGCGTCTGCGCGGCCTGAAGCCCGATTGGCTGACCGATCCGAAGGTCTGGCGCACCGAGGTCCTTGGCGGTCTGGTCGTCGCGCTGGCGCTGATTCCCGAGGCCATTTCGTTTTCGGTCATCGCCGGGGTGGACCCGGCCATCGGCCTGTTCGCGTCCTTCACCATGGCCGTCACCATCGCGATCGTCGGCGGACGCCGGGCGATGATCTCCGCCGCGACGGGCGCCGTCGCGCTGGTGACCGCGCCGATGAACCGTGAACACGGCCTGGGCTATCTGGTCGCCACGGTGATCCTCGCCGGTGTCTTCCAGATCGCGCTGGGCGCCCTGGGCGTGGCGAAGCTGATGCGGTTCGTCCCCCGCTCGGTGATGGTCGGCTTCGTCAATGCCCTCGCCATCCTGATCTTCATGGCTCAGGTCCCCGAGATGTCCGATGTGCCCTGGGCCGTCTACCCGCTGATCGCGGCCGGTCTGGTGTTGATGGTGTTCTTCCCGAAGGTCACCACCGTGGTCCCGGCGCCGCTGGTGTCGATCGTGATCCTCACCGTCGTCACGGTCGCGGCCGGGATCGCGGTGCCCACCGTCGGCGACAGGGGCGAACTGCCGTCCTCCCTGCCGGTTCCCGGCCTGCCCGACGTGCCCTTCACCTTGGACACGCTGACCACCATCGCGCCGTACGCCTTCGCGATGGCGCTGGTCGGCCTGATGGAGTCGCTGATGACGGCCAAGCTGGTCGACGACATCACCGACACCCGCTCCAACAAGACCCGCGAGTCCATCGGTCAGGGCATCGCCAACGTCGTCACCGGCTTCTTCGGTGGCATGGGCGGCTGCGCGATGATCGGCCAGACGATGATCAACGTGAAGGTCTCCGGCGCCCGCACCCGCCTGTCGACGTTCCTGGCCGGCACGTTCCTGATGTTGCTGTGCATCGTCTTCGGTCCGGTCGTCTCCGACATCCCCATGGCCGCTCTGGTCGCCGTGATGGTCATGGTGTCGTTCACGACCTTCGACTGGCACTCCATCGCCCCGAAGACGCTCAAGCGGATGCCCGCCGGGGAGATCGCCGTCATGGCGATCACCGTCGCGGTCGTCGTGGCCACCCACAACCTGGCCATCGGTGTCGTCGTGGGCTCGATCACCGCCATGGTCGTCTTCGCCAAGCGGGTCGCCCGCCTCGCCGAGGTCACCGCGGTCACCGACCCCGACCACGCCACCGTGGTCTACCGGGTCACGGGGGAGCTGTTCTTCGCCTCCTCCAACGACCTCGTCGGCCAGTTCGACTACGCCACCGATCCGAAGACGGTCGTCATCGACCTGTCCGCCGCGCACGTCTGGGACGCCTCCTCCGTCGCCGCCCTCGACGCCATCGAGACCAAGTACGCGCAGCGCGGAAAGACCGTCCAGATCACCGGCCTGAACGAACCCAGCGCCCACCTCCACGGCAAGCTCAGCGGCGAACTCACCGTCGGCCATTGA